A section of the Candidatus Poribacteria bacterium genome encodes:
- a CDS encoding Gfo/Idh/MocA family oxidoreductase codes for MLNWGVMSAGGIAYVFCNGMRFTGSGQILAVASRTQSKMDRLVNDFGIPRQYNDYADLLTDDDIDAIYIATIHPLHAEWAIKCAEAGKHLLVEKPISMNHAEAAAMVDAARENDVFLMEAFMYRTHPQVAKVVELIQDGTIGEVLVIRSTFSYRSNFNPQSRIFNREMGGGGILDIGCYTASMTRKMAGAADNKLFLNPVEIKGNGKIGPTGVDHIAAATLKFENGIIGEIIAAVECSVGSSVFIYGTEGSITIPSPWLPSSLCRHAREPLPLDTVFPSTQIIVESHQRREEITVDVDQDLFTYEADTVANHIADRQAPAMSWDDTLGNMQLLEAWLAEVGVTHF; via the coding sequence ATGTTAAACTGGGGCGTTATGAGTGCAGGCGGCATCGCCTATGTCTTCTGCAACGGGATGCGTTTCACGGGCTCCGGGCAGATCCTTGCCGTTGCGAGTCGCACCCAATCCAAGATGGATAGACTCGTCAACGATTTCGGTATCCCGCGCCAATACAACGATTACGCAGACCTGTTGACGGATGACGATATCGACGCTATCTATATTGCCACAATCCATCCACTTCATGCGGAGTGGGCGATAAAGTGTGCTGAAGCCGGGAAACACCTCCTCGTTGAGAAACCGATCAGCATGAACCACGCCGAAGCCGCGGCGATGGTAGACGCGGCACGCGAAAATGACGTGTTTCTCATGGAAGCCTTCATGTATCGCACCCATCCACAGGTCGCGAAGGTGGTCGAACTGATACAGGACGGCACGATCGGCGAGGTCCTTGTTATCCGATCCACTTTCAGTTACCGATCGAATTTTAACCCGCAAAGCCGAATTTTTAACCGCGAAATGGGTGGCGGCGGTATCCTTGATATCGGATGTTATACCGCTTCAATGACGCGCAAAATGGCGGGTGCCGCTGACAATAAGTTGTTCCTGAACCCCGTGGAAATAAAAGGGAACGGCAAAATCGGTCCGACGGGTGTTGACCATATCGCAGCAGCGACGCTGAAGTTTGAAAACGGTATCATTGGGGAGATCATAGCTGCCGTTGAATGCAGCGTTGGGAGCAGTGTCTTTATCTACGGCACAGAAGGCTCGATTACCATCCCAAGCCCTTGGTTACCTTCATCGCTCTGTCGCCACGCAAGGGAGCCGTTACCCCTCGATACAGTTTTCCCGTCAACACAAATTATCGTTGAATCGCATCAGCGTCGGGAAGAAATTACGGTCGATGTTGATCAGGATCTCTTTACCTACGAGGCGGATACAGTCGCGAACCATATCGCAGATCGGCAGGCACCGGCGATGTCTTGGGACGATACGCTCGGCAATATGCAACTACTGGAAGCTTGGCTCGCAGAGGTAGGCGTTACTCATTTTTAA